In Hordeum vulgare subsp. vulgare unplaced genomic scaffold, MorexV3_pseudomolecules_assembly, whole genome shotgun sequence, a genomic segment contains:
- the LOC123418536 gene encoding NAD(P)H-quinone oxidoreductase subunit 1, chloroplastic-like, which produces MSLPLTKKDLMIVNMGPQHPSMHGVLRLIVTLDGEDVIDCEPILGYLHRGMEKIAENRTIIQYLPYVTRSNSSSTVDIVEAQSKYGFFGWNIWRQPIGFLVFLISSLAECERLPFDLPEAEEELVAGYQTEYSGIKYGLFYLVSYLNLLVSSLFVTVLYLGGWNFSIPYISFFDFFQMNKAVGILEMTMGIFITLTKAYLFLFISITIRWTLPRMRMDQLLNLGWKFLLPISLGNLLLTTSSQLVSL; this is translated from the exons ATGAGTCTACCGCTTACAAAAAAAGATCTCATGATAGTCAATATGGGCCCTCAACACCCATCAATGCATGGTGTTCTTCGACTGATCGTTACTCTTGATGGTGAGGATGTTATTGATTGTGAACCCATATTAGGGTATTTACACAGAGGAATGGAAAAAATCGCGGAAAACCGAACGATTATACAATACTTACCTTATGTAACAAG ATCTAACAGTTCAAGTACAGTTGATATAGTTGAAGCACAGTCAAAATATGGTTTTTTTGGATGGAATATTTGGCGTCAGCCTATAGGCTTTCTGGTTTTTTTAATTTCTTCTTTGGCAGAATGTGAAAGATTACCCTTTGATTTACCAGAAGCAGAGGAAGAATTAGTAGCAGGTTACCAAACTGAATATTCCGGTATCAAATATGGTTTATTTTATCTTGTTTCTTACCTAAATTTATTAGTTTCTTCTTTATTTGTAACAGTTCTCTACTTGGGCGGGTGGAATTTCTCTATTCCCTATATATCCTTTTTTGATTTTTTCCAAATGAATAAAGCAGTTGGAATTTTGGAAATGACAATGGGTATATTTATTACATTAACTAAAGCTTATTTATTTCTCTTCATTTCTATCACAATAAGATGGACTTTACCAAGGATGAGAATGGATCAGTTATTAAATCTTGGATGGAAATTTCTTTTACCTATTTCCCTGGGCAATCTATTATTAACAACCTCTTCTCAACTTGTTTCACTATAA
- the LOC123418535 gene encoding NAD(P)H-quinone oxidoreductase subunit 1, chloroplastic has translation MIIDRVEVETINSFSKSELLKEVYGLISILPILTLLLGITIEVLVIVWLEREISASIQQRIGPEYAGPLGLLQAIADGTKLLFKEDILPSRGDISLFSIGPSIAVISVLLSFLVIPLGYHFVLADLSIGVFLWIAISSIAPIGLLMAGYSSNNKYSFSGGLRAAAQSISYEIPLTFCVLAISLRVIR, from the coding sequence ATGATAATAGATAGGGTAGAGGTAGAAACTATCAATTCTTTTTCGAAATCGGAATTATTAAAAGAAGTCTATGGACTGATATCGATTCTACCCATTTTGACCCTCCTTTTAGGAATTACAATAGAGGTACTCGTAATTGTGTGGTTAGAAAGAGAAATATCTGCGTCGATACAACAACGTATTGGTCCTGAATATGCTGGCCCCCTGGGCCTGCTTCAAGCTATAGCAGATGGGACTAAACTACTTTTTAAAGAAGATATTCTGCCATCGCGAGGAGATATTTCTTTATTTAGCATTGGACCTTCTATAGCAGTCATATCAGTTTTATTAAGTTTTTTAGTTATCCCTTTGGGATATCATTTTGTTTTAGCCGATCTTAGTATTGGTGTTTTTTTATGGATTGCCATTTCAAGTATAGCTCCTATTGGTCTTCTTATGGCAGGATATAGCTCAAATAATAAATATTCTTTTTCAGGCGGTCTACGAGCTGCTGCTCAATCCATTAGTTATGAAATACCATTAACTTTTTGTGTGCTAGCAATATCTCTACGTGTGATTCGTTAA